The following coding sequences are from one Longimicrobium sp. window:
- a CDS encoding VOC family protein translates to MTTVSVRYIVDDVDAAITFYTQLLGFSLVLHPAPGFASLARGDLRLMLNTPSGAGGAAQPMPDGRTPEPGGWNRIQLEVSDLAREVEALRKLGARFRNDIVVGNGGKQILLDDPAGNPIELFEPHGG, encoded by the coding sequence ATGACGACTGTAAGCGTTCGGTACATCGTCGATGACGTTGACGCGGCCATCACGTTCTACACGCAGCTGCTGGGGTTCAGCCTCGTGCTTCACCCCGCCCCTGGTTTCGCAAGCCTCGCGCGCGGCGACCTGCGCTTGATGTTGAACACGCCTTCGGGAGCAGGCGGCGCGGCCCAACCTATGCCGGATGGCCGAACACCGGAGCCGGGCGGCTGGAACCGTATCCAACTCGAGGTCTCTGATCTTGCCCGCGAAGTCGAGGCGCTGCGTAAGCTTGGGGCGCGCTTTCGCAACGATATTGTTGTCGGCAACGGCGGTAAACAAATCCTGCTCGACGATCCGGCAGGTAATCCTAT